One genomic region from Salvia hispanica cultivar TCC Black 2014 chromosome 2, UniMelb_Shisp_WGS_1.0, whole genome shotgun sequence encodes:
- the LOC125204315 gene encoding uncharacterized protein LOC125204315, with amino-acid sequence MHNNQLDVIAMILIYLQRNRRGLNQRSLRAIYSRLRRIPDQVKHINRLVHVSDVACVENLRMNRNAFGRLCRIFRQNGDLKDNKFVMVEERVALFLPILAHHKKIKVVKFDSARSGYTVSYYVHRILRAVIRLQASLLATPEPVTDESTNNRWKCFRGALGYRWDLY; translated from the exons ATGCACAACAATCAACTTGATGTTATTGCAATGATTCTCATCTATCTACAACGCAACCGAAGGGGGCTGAACCAAAGATCTTTACGAGCTATTTATAGTCGTCTGCGTAGGATACCAGACCAAGTCAAGCATATTAATCGCTTGGTCCATGTATCCGATGTGGCATGTGTAGAAAACTTGCGCATGAATCGGAACGCTTTCGGAAGGTTATGTCGCATATTCAGACAGAATGGTGATCTAAAAGACAACAAGTTTGTGATGGTTGAGGAACGGGTTGCGTTGTTTCTACCTATCTTGGCACACCACAAGAAGATCAAAGTTGTCAAATTTGATTCCGCACGTTCTGGATACACAGTTTCATACTATGTTCATCGTATCCTACGAGCTGTGATTAGGTTGCAAGCTTCTCTATTAGCTACTCCTGAACCGGTAACAGATGAATCTACTAACAACCGATGGAAGTGTTTCCG GGGTGCCTTGGGCTATAGATGGGACTTATATTAG
- the LOC125206313 gene encoding uncharacterized protein LOC125206313 → MKFVYVLPGWEGSAGDAQVLRDAVNHPNGLKVPRGVRYHLQEWGPATEAPQSPREIFNMRHTRARNVIERAFAVLKMHWGISRNAAFYPVKVQVRLIMACFLLHNYVRGAMETDPIELAKDGGHIEHDLEAEAVENEFVDTVEPTTEWNYSSRCKISL, encoded by the exons ATGAAGTTCGTATATGTGCTGCCGGGGTGGGAGGGCTCTGCAGGAGATGCTCAGGTCCTCCGCGATGCTGTGAATCACCCCAATGGATTGAAGGTTCCTCGAG GTGTCCGCTATCATCTACAAGAATGGGGGCCCGCTACTGAGGCCCCTCAAAGTCCACGCGAAATTTTCAATATGAGACACACGCGTGCACGAAATGTCATTGAACGTGCATTCGCAGTACTTAAAATGCATTGGGGAATCTCGAGGAATGCGGCCTTTTACCCGGTGAAGGTGCAAGTCCGACTTATTATGGCTTGTTTTCTGCTTCACAACTATGTGCGAGGTGCAATGGAAACCGATCCAATCGAACTGGCAAAGGATGGAGGCCATATTGAGCATGATTTAGAAGCTGAGGCTGTTGAAAATGAGTTTGTTGATACCGTAGAGCCTACAACAGAGTGGAATTACTCATCGAGATGCaaaataagtttatga